A DNA window from Melanotaenia boesemani isolate fMelBoe1 chromosome 6, fMelBoe1.pri, whole genome shotgun sequence contains the following coding sequences:
- the si:dkeyp-69b9.3 gene encoding myocardin encodes MTLLDSEKLLLRSVLQLRIKNRRLSKINADSGLKSTCQNPKAVKGQSEAQRLTDDGATQKLPPGGLNTETAQERTVSGAQRQKKARQSQDLTERIQRPPAPAEQQHECPLPVESRLASFPADVFEDDISSSSSSTTTEQNGTYQSPAISSLPGLPGDQLLSDCSPVGLNPNCSPSHAQSRLMLLPATAGTRQPLSASLGESNFMATTGRANGMYLTSQTAPLLPKTACPPSPTCSSSLPPSLNFNHLSHPRKPRDTKPKMRKLKYHQYIPPDQRGGSGTGVGGAKQKSPTQSVDPAHSHLLKQQQVFLQLQILQNNHHHQQQQQQQQQQQQKRLQPQKQLTVISSKDHNDLVKSSGAMPLNLQPVPATTNHTPTDTNPASKPELLPANLVDLTVSELRQQLRKRGLPVSGTKPTLLQRLRPFQLPHASLTPASLSQLGTSLEPLTPCPQLPPSQSPGSSPSSGLDSPSSSPNQQLYIQDGGIPNGILSDTPNRVPTGTLSAVPNAFTNAASVSLADEQCGLTSTVFLAPASTASGTPSPSLPMSSSSSLQCGTLWRTESEQQQQQQRELTVELEMRERMRSRPRDRFIHTSNESCEGSLHPFLQQGPGCSRGKPEINTQTEDLFTQVYCSQPCDVIGHDFELPVQITASPVQTLPGVRSLEEELQEAIQRAQVDPRLSIDDILDEPITFNGSINVSDHKSATHSTPDTSPSTQTEQSQPSQQHNKDDTFLPSPLCSSLLLELPPSPAVINPSQVVPAPLPPPICTSPLPYTGKSRKRRALTPFDAADWLETLTSGLHPLTPPKAPFVEHDLSLDSDLNVNRVLDLLIEKW; translated from the exons ATGACTCTGCTGGACTCTGAGAAGTTGCTTCTCCGCTCAG ttcTGCAGTTGAGGATTAAGAACCGAAGGCTCAGTAAAATCAATGCAGACTCAG GGCTGAAATCTACCTGCCAAAACCCAAAAGCAGTGAAAGGCCAGAGTGAAGCTCAG CGTCTAACTGATGATGGTGCCACTCAGAAGTTGCCCCCTGGTGGTCTGAACACTGAAACTGCACAAG AGAGGACTGTGAGTGGGgcccagaggcagaagaaggctcGCCAGTCGCAGGACCTCACTGAGAGGATCCAACGTCCACCTGCacctgcagagcagcagcatgAATGCCCGCTGCCTGTGGAGAGCC GACTTGCTTCTTTCCCTGCTGATGTCTTCGAAGATgacatctcctcctcctcctcctcaacaACCACTGAGCAGAATGGCACTTACCAATCACCAGCCATTTCTTCATTGCCAGGGCTCCCAGGTGATCAATTACTAAGTGATTGCTCCCCTGTGGGCCTGAACCCAAACTGCAGTCCCAGCCATGCACAG TCTAGGTTGATGTTGCTCCCGGCAACCGCGGGCACAAGACAGCCTTTAAGTGCATCGCTGGGGGAATCAAACTTCATGGCAACAACTGGGAGAGCAAATGGGATGTATTTGACCTCTCAGACTGCTCCCCTTCTACCAAag ACAGCCTGCCCTCCCAGCCccacctgctcctcatctttACCCCCTTCCCTAAACTTCAACCATCTTTCCCACCCACGGAAACCGCGGGACACCAAACCCAAAATGAGGAAACTCAAGTATCACCAGTACATTCCTCCAGACCAGAGGGGAGGGTCTGGGACAGGAG TGGGGGGAGCCAAACAGAAAAGCCCCACTCAATCTGTGGACCCAGCTCATTCCCATCTCCTTAAACAGCAGCAGGTCTTTCTCCAACTTCAAATCCTGCAgaacaaccaccaccaccaacaacaacagcagcagcaacagcaacagcaacaaaaaagacTACAACCACAAAAGCAGCTTACTGTTATATCCAG TAAAGATCATAATGATCTTGTAAAGTCTTCTGGAGCCATGCCACTGAATCTCCAACCTGTTCCTGCTACAACAAACCACACTCCCACTGACACAAACCCTGCATCAAAGCCTGAGCTTCTTCCTGCAAATCTTGTTGATTTAACA GTGTCAGAATTGCGGCAGCAGCTGCGTAAGCGGGGCCTCCCTGTCTCTGGCACCAAGCCTACCTTATTGCAACGTCTTCGTCCCTTCCAGCTTCCTCATGCTTCCCTTACCCCTGCTTCCCTCTCTCAGCTGGGCACCAGCCTGGAGCCCCTCACTCCCTGCCCCCAACTACCACCCAGCCAGAGCCCTGGCTCAAGTCCCAGCTCTGGACTAGATTCACCCAGCAGCAGCCCGAACCAACAGCTGTACATCCAAGATGGGGGAATCCCTAATGGGATTCTAAGTGACACTCCAAACAGAGTTCCAACTGGAACCCTGAGTGCTGTCCCAAATGCATTTACAAATGCTGCGTCAGTCAGTTTGGCAGATGAACAGTGTGGTCTCACCAGCACTGTCTTCTTGGCACCTGCTAGCACTGCCTCAGGAACTCCAAGTCCCAGTCTACCCATGTCGTCCTCCTCATCCCTGCAGTGTGGGACTCTCTGGAGAACTGAGagtgagcagcagcagcaacagcagcgaGAGCTGACTGTGGAGCTAGAGATGAGGGAGAGGATGAGGAGTAGGCCTAGGGACCGCTTCATTCACACCAGCAATGAG TCCTGTGAGGGATCCCTTCATCcgttcctgcagcagggtccagGATGCTCTAGAGGAAAGCCAGAAATTAATACACAAACAGAGGATCTGTTTACTCAG GTGTATTGTAGCCAGCCGTGTGATGTGATTGGCCATGACTTTGAGCTGCCAGTGCAGATTACAGCAAGCCCTGTTCAAACCTTACCTGGTGTTCGCAGCTTGGAGGAAGAACTACAGGAGGCTATACAGAGAGCGCAG GTGGACCCTCGATTGTCCATTGATGACATTCTGGATGAGCCTATTACATTTAATG GCTCCATTAATGTCTCTGATCATAAGTCCGCTACCCACTCAACCCCTGACACTTCTCCTTCCACTCAAACCGAGCAGTCCCAGCCTTCCCAGCAACACAACAAGGATGACACCTTCCTGCCCTCACCTCTTTGCTCCTCTCTTTTGCTGGAACTTCCCCCATCTCCTGCTGTAATAAACCCAAGCCAGGTTGTTCCAGCTCCTCTACCTCCCCCAATCTGCACCTCCCCTCTGCCATACACTGGGAAGTCACGGAAACGGCGGGCTCTGACACCGTTTGATGCTGCTGACTGGCTCGAAACCCTGACATCTGGCCTCCACCCTCTTACTCCGCCAAAAGCTCCCTTTGTTGAGCATGATTTAAGCCTGGATTCAGATCTGAATGTGAATCGAGTGCTGGATCTTTTGATAGAGAAGTGGTGA
- the LOC121642288 gene encoding transcription factor Sp1, which yields MDSQLASALTSGSLEVQNGSQCGEGSRPNTEVFLDRKDKTSSSTKPGSLKSCPVKAAGTIRQDAQSINGEQPEVGGTSKPASQETSKIGGFRQPITVKTRVPVLRRQPIRIKIVVPPRCKRPITNSAISLTKDCACSHFRGPVLVSAGALIKEKNRNKIHISAVKDEEQIIEYTCQKTEEEAEAESFQETAIEMRDVNIVHMDGSETGFISSTNAVQVLSHQGIREEYTVRETEQNIPLILQEINLKSFRTFNEVNMEEQTEPLDLSLPKKRESREKRCGRFLDDPGCESSLIMEVDEYEGDGDRDMVEEDDDEGSELRLSSTDMLEESLLSPSFFSTSALTSLSSEDCDPENLLLIDDQGIPYTLSPDGLKVPQVDASTSEGLQTNQANAAEVGGKGPSHLATQADLGLSQSLDNALNTPPDDFYPSPVPANDFSSKSIDETKAPEVFTSLMTNSYPSAATELNTKPAQEANPVLSSSSGISLPTQPIHILTNPSANTPLLLLSSSSSSSSQLSSAPVGLSLPLSVTQTSPGASTPMFLLLSSVPSSPGDSTTAPTPIAVLDPSTGQLSQITTTSAPASLPLSSGQVSTLGSPLPMLSHPVIRLSPNNPPVILSGVNNVTSGPVLTSLTVPSSTLALQDDQPSTAPFIQTQISYSVSNPGSEAISAEEASSENNKPSAFAASSPQPQSAAYDLLAQPTSEAEVQSPASDSKFDSSDLHSEHLPLDDHLYFSNMAAPASPPIGPILPSGSLDSLDPLDPLSPAGSPSTLGSRRVLCCQLCPRIFFYLSDLERHAITHSQKKPHVCQQCGKAFKRSSHLQRHKHIHTGQRNFVCPICAKRFREAGELQRHQRVHTGEKPYQCQLCHTRFAERNTLRRHTKRKHPYHQVAMEMLNERRDRGGGRRDGGGAGASGVQEEEESAEWYSSTVSTLDNSESEMET from the exons ATGGATTCTCAGTTGGCCTCAGCCCTGACCAGTGGCAGCCTGGAAGTCCAAAATGGCAGCCAGTGTGGAGAGGGATCAAGGCCAAATACAGAGGTTTTTTTGGACCGAAAGGATAAAACCTCGTCCAGCACCAAACCAGGTAGCCTCAAGTCCTGCCCTGTCAAAGCAGCAGGGACCATCAGGCAAGATGCTCAATCAATCAATGGGGAACAGCCAGAGGTGGGCGGGACTTCTAAGCCAGCCTCTCAGGAAACAAGTAAGATTGGTGGGTTCAGACAGCCAATTACAGTAAAGACTAGAGTGCCTGTTCTGCGTAGGCAACCAATAAGGATAAAAATTGTTGTTCCCCCACGGTGCAAGAGACCAATCACAAACTCTGCCATCAGCCTGACCAAAGACTGTGCTTGCTCACATTTTAGGGGACCTGTTTTGGTCTCTGCTGGAGCAttgatcaaagaaaaaaacagaaataaaatccatatatcagctgttaaagatgAAGAACAGATAATAGAATATACCTGTCAAAAGACTGAGGAGGAAGCTGAAGCAGAATCATTCCAGGAGACAGCAATAGAGATGAGAGATGTTAACATCGTTCACATGGACGGGTCAGAAACTGGTTTTATCTCCAGTACTAATGCAGTCCAAGTACTGAGCCATCAGGGGATTAGGGAGGAATATACAGTTAGAGAAACTGAGCAAAATATTCCTCTTATTTTGCaagaaataaacttaaaatcTTTCAGAACATTTAATGAAGTAaacatggaggagcagacagaACCATTGGACCTAAGTTTACCTAAGAAAAGAGAAAGTCGAGAGAAGAGGTGTGGACGTTTTTTGGACGATCCTGGCTGTGAGAGTTCGCTGATCATGGAGGTGGACGAATATGAGGGTGATGGGGACAGAGACATGGTAGAAGAGGACGATGATGAGGGCTCTGAGCTGCGTCTGAGCAGTACAGATATGCTTGAGGAATCTCTCCtgtctccctcttttttttctacctctGCCCTTACGTCTCTTTCCTCAGAAGACTGTGATCCTGAAAACCTTCTGCTCATTGATGACCAGGGAATCCCGTACACTCTCAGTCCAGATGGACTCAAAGTGCCACAAGTCGATGCTTCCACGTCAGAGGGCCTGCAAACAAATCAAGCTAATGCAGCAGAAGTAGGGGGAAAGGGGCCATCACATCTGGCCACACAGGCAGATCTTGGCCTAAGCCAAAGTTTAGATAATGCACTAAATACACCTCCTGATGATTTTTACCCCTCACCAGTCCCTGCCAACGATTTTTCATCAAAAAGTATTGATGAGACAAAAGCTCCAGAAGTCTTTACGAGTTTGATGACAAACTCATATCCTTCAGCAGCTACAGAGTTAAACACTAAACCTGCTCAGGAGGCTAATCCAGTTTTGTCCTCTTCCTCTGGGATATCACTACCCACCCAGCCGATTCACATCCTCACAAACCCTTCAGCCAATACTCCCCTTCTCCTCctgtcttcctcttcctcttcttcttctcaacTCTCCTCAGCTCCAGTTGgcctctctcttcctctctctgtaaCTCAGACTTCACCTGGTGCTTCTACCCCTatgtttctcctcctctcttctgtACCTTCTTCACCCGGTGATTCCACCACCGCACCCACCCCTATTGCTGTCCTTGACCCCTCGACTGGTCAGTTGTCCCAGATTACCACAACCTCAGCTCCTGCCAGCCTTCCTCTGTCCTCTGGTCAGGTCAGCACATTAGGATCACCTCTGCCTATGCTGTCTCACCCTGTCATTAGACTGAGCCCCAACAACCCCCCTGTCATCTTGTCCGGTGTGAATAATGTAACCTCTGGCCCTGTTCTCACCTCTCTCACTGTCCCTTCATCCACTCTTGCCCTGCAGGATGACCAACCCAGCACAGCTCCCTTTATTCAAACTCAGATCAGCTACTCTGTATCAAACCCTGGAAGTGAAGCCATATCTGCTGAAGAAGCCTCAAGTGAAAACAACAAGCCATCAGCTTTTGCAGCATCCTCTCCACAACCACAGTCTGCAGCATATGACCTCTTAGCACAGCCTACTTCAGAAGCAGAGGTCCAATCACCAGCCTCAGACTCTAAATTTGACTCCTCAGACCTCCACTCTGAACATTTACCTCTGGACGACCATCTTTACTTCTCTAACATGGCTGCTCCTGCTTCCCCTCCCATTGGCCCCATCCTCCCCTCAGGCAGTCTTGACTCCCTGGACCCCCTGGACCCCCTCTCACCTGCAGGGTCTCCTAGCACTCTGGGCTCCCGCAGGGTACTGTGCTGCCAGCTGTGCCCACGGATCTTCTTTTACCTCTCTGATCTTGAGCGTCATGCCATCACTCATTCGCAGAAGAAGCCTCATGTTTGCCAGCAGTGCGGCAAAGCTTTCAAACGCTCCAGTCATCTGCAG AGACACAAGCACATCCACACAGGCCAGAGGAACTTTGTGTGTCCCATCTGCGCCAAGCGCTTCAGGGAGGCGGGTGAGCTCCAGCGCCATCAAAGGGTGCACACCGGAGAGAAACCCTACCAGTGCCAACTTTGCCACACCCGATTTGCCGAACGCAACACCTTACGTCGACACACCAAACGCAAACACCCGTATCACCAGGTGGCCATGGAAATGCTGAATgagagaagagacagaggaggtgGCCGAAGGGACGGGGGAGGCGCCGGTGCATCAGGagtgcaggaggaagaggagagcgCCGAATGGTACAGCTCCACCGTGTCAACTTTAGATAATTCTGAATCCGAGATGGAAACTTAA
- the ntd5 gene encoding beta-2-glycoprotein 1-like → MDAALLLLSLWALTGTVSLQASGSCPERLLGEERRRTCPRPCRSDSDCGNKRQCLCDGQCGLSCVVPGRTCPWPLPLSENSEARLLSPTHSFSALLEVRCKPGFNLQNGLDATVRRCQGDRQWSGDEPICTEIQAPEHTAAPTCPLPEDVINTFSIHGDASIGTSIRYSCLSGADIVGSSENFCQDNQTWQNPHPICKMVFCRPPTEVEQGYVVAVQKTEYEVGFDIHYLCKKNFLLDGPQKITCLLNGNWSASPPHCRARCVIPAERSRVVIGGVKRWPFDVTDAMVPHGENVTFYCKHPRKQCSFTASQTCFDGKLQPPACYLEPTWLQYKLFPHRLVSEIDACEPGDVE, encoded by the exons ATGGATGCTGCACTGCTGTTGCTGTCCCTGTGGGCTCTGACTGGAACGGTCTCCCTGCAGGCTTCAG GGTCATGTCCGGAGAGACTTCTGggagaggagagaaggaggaCGTGTCCTCGGCCCTGCAGATCTGACAGTGACTGTGGCAACAAACGCCAGTGTCTGTGTGACGGCCAGTGTGGTCTCAGCTGTGTGGTTCCAG GTCGTACTTGTCCCTGGCCTCTTCCCCTCAGTGAAAACTCAGAAGCTCGCCTCCTTTCTCCCACTCACTCCTTTTCTGCCCTGCTTGAAGTACGCTGCAAGCCAGGCTTCAATTTGCAGAATGGCTTGGATGCCACTGTCCGCCGTTGTCAGGGTGACCGACAGTGGAGTGGAGATGAGCCCATCTGCACAG AGATTCAGGCACCTGAACACACTGCTGCCCCAACTTGCCCACTGCCTGAGGATGTGATCAACACCTTCAGCATCCATGGTGACGCATCCATAGGGACTTCAATCCGCTACAGCTGCCTGTCTGG GGCAGATATTGTTGGGAGCAGTGAAAATTTCTGTCAGGACAATCAGACCTGGCAGAATCCTCACCCCATCTGTAAAA TGGTGTTTTGCAGGCCTCCCACAGAGGTGGAACAGGGCTATGTGGTGGCTGTTCAGAAAACTGAGTATGAGGTTGGCTTTGACATCCACTACCTGTGCAAAAAGAACTTCTTGCTGGATGGACCTCAGAAGATCACATGCCTGTTGAATGGCAACTGGAGCGCATCACCGCCACACTGTAGAG CTCGCTGTGTCATCCCTGCTGAGCGAAGCCGTGTGGTGATCGGTGGAGTGAAGCGCTGGCCATTTGATGTTACAGATGCCATGGTTCCCCACGGGGAAAATGTGACATTCTACTGCAAGCATCCTCGGAAGCAATGCAGCTTCACTGCATCCCAGACCTGTTTTGATGGAAAACTGCAGCCACCAGCGTGCTACCTTG AGCCCACATGGTTGCAATATAAACTTTTCCCTCATCGGCTGGTCTCAGAAATTGATGCGTGTGAACCTGGTGACGTGGAGTGA